The proteins below come from a single Melitaea cinxia chromosome 9, ilMelCinx1.1, whole genome shotgun sequence genomic window:
- the LOC123656125 gene encoding uncharacterized protein LOC123656125 gives MSDENQKPKKLSGMSSPQPMVMNGNVAQQWKKWLQSFKFYLRASGLDEESDGRKVALFLHVIGEKGVDVFNTFGKDEDNITYDHLIKLFQDHFAPKVNLTYECHNFFTYKQGENETLDDFACTLKLKSQNCELGQLQERLVKIMFICNMHQKYNYIREKLLLEDKLDLDKALELAKAMLASRHQTDELTAEQSAIFYNTSQSRSRSKSRNVSQYSQQSRQEVCTRCSQVHRYKYPALGIRCRKCGKVGHFAVCCRSFQSKSIRYVHSDSNKQQVQAEQDELFIGHIQSSQSLSSQAKSRCSEEGTICITS, from the exons ATGTCTGATGAAAATCAAAAGCCGAAGAAACTTTCTGGAATGTCTAGTCCGCAGCCCATGGTGATGAACGGTAATGTCGCACAGCAATGGAAAAAATGGCTGCAGTCCTTCAAATTTTATCTACGCGCATCAGGCTTGGATGAAGAGAGTGATGGCAGAAAGGTAGCTTTATTTTTGCATGTCATTGGTGAAAAGGGTGTTGATGTATTTAATACATTTGGAAAAGACGAAGATAACATAACATACGACcaccttataaaattatttcaagatCACTTTGCCCCAAAAGTTAACCTCACTTACGAATGTCATAATTTTTTCACATACAAACAGGGTGAAAATGAAACCCTAGACGATTTTGCttgtacattaaaattaaagtcaCAAAACTGTGAACTAGGACAGCTGCAAGAACGTCtagttaaaataatgtttatatgtaatatgcatcaaaaatacaattatatcagAGAAAAATTATTGCTGGAGGATAAGCTGGATCTCGATAAGGCCTTAGAGTTGGCAAAGGCCATGCTTGCTTCCAGACATCAAACGGATGAATTGACGGCAGAACAAAgtgcaattttttataatactagtcAGTCACGATCAAGATCAAAGTCAAGGAACGTCAGTCAATATAGTCAACAGTCAAGACAGGAAGTTTGTACAAGGTGTAGTCAGGTGCATCGTTATAAGTATCCAGCATTAGGTATAAGGTGCAGAAAATGTGGAAAAGTCGGTCATTTTGCAGTCTGTTGTCGGTCATTTCAGTCAAAGTCAATAAGATATGTACATTCAGATAGTAATAAGCAACAGGTACAAGCAGAACAAGATGAATTGTTTATAGGTCATATTCAGTCATCCCAGTCTTTGTCAA GTCAAGCCAAAAGTCGATGCTCCGAGGAAGGTACCATTTGCATTACATCATAG
- the LOC123656674 gene encoding partner of Y14 and mago translates to MATPTYEHDADGSKFIPATQRPDGTWRKPRRIKDGYVPQEEVPLYESKGKQFKARQNTGLPVGLTPEIAAEVKKSKKGTIQPIPGMIINVEKKKKKKKSGVTEATEKLARCEITEPTFASPPPPTAPTQSDPVKRLKNLRKKLREIEALQEKISSGALKNPDSEQKEKISRKNEIMKEIDILEKSSN, encoded by the exons ATGGCAACGCCAACATATGAACACGATGCCGATG gttcTAAATTTATACCCGCGACTCAGCGCCCTGATGGTACTTGGAGAAAACCTAGACGCATCAAGGATGGTTATGTGCCACAAGAAGAAGTTCCTTTGTATGAGAGTAAGGGCAAGCAGTTCAAAGCTCGGCAAAACACAGGACTACCGGTTGGCCTTACACCTGAAATTGCCGCAGAGGTAAAAAAATCTAAGAAAGGCACCATACAGCCTATACCTGGCATGATTATAAATGtagaaaagaagaaaaagaaaaagaagtcAG GTGTAACTGAAGCAACAGAAAAATTGGCAAGATGTGAAATAACAGAGCCGACATTCGCTAGTCCACCCCCTCCCACCGCACCCACGCAATCAGACCCTGTCAAAAGACTAAAAAACTTGAGAAAGAAATTAAGAGAAATAGAAGCCCTCCAAGAGAAAATATCATCAGGAGCTCTCAAAAATCCAGACAGTgagcaaaaagaaaaaatctcaagaaagaatgaaattatgaaagaaatagATATATTAGAAAAGAGTAGCAATTGA
- the LOC123656672 gene encoding protein lin-37 homolog, whose amino-acid sequence MPLSKRRRLFTPKKHKSKVNSRDQDESQENEVTTARGRLKGALREMLEPTAEDSDASSDYTPTKRERNISNPEQKDESTDDEESSIKRKSPQRQSYVLKLFDRSVDLSQFSEDSPLYPICRAWIANQPKANYKDFGKKSPEPQHTEDSIELPGPDGPPTSRIPDLIPEQKACSKDNINLNYREAPPPSKEQLLHEHMSRWAGVRGAWLDRAALVEARYSSTQAILNKINVK is encoded by the exons ATGCCTTTATCAAAGCGTAGAAGATTATTTACACCAAAAAAACATAAAAGCAAAGTTAATAGTAGAGATCAAGATGAATCTCAAg AAAATGAAGTAACGACGGCTCGTGGGCGGCTGAAAGGCGCTTTGAGGGAGATGTTAGAACCTACAGCTGAAGATTCGGATGCCTCGTCGGATTATACACCGACTAAACGAGAAAG AAACATAAGCAATCCTGAGCAAAAAGATGAATCAACAGATGATGAAGAGTCATCAATCAAAAGGAAGTCTCCGCAGAGACAGTCGTATGTCCTGAAACTGTTTGATAGAAGTGTAGACTTGTCACAGTTCAGTGAGGACTCTCCACTTTACCCTATCTGCAGGGCCTGGATAGCTAATCAGCCGAAGGCCAATTATAAAGATTTTGG TAAAAAATCACCAGAACCACAACATACGGAAGATAGTATAGAGCTACCAGGGCCAGATGGTCCACCAACATCTCGAATACCAGACTTAAtaccggagcagaaagcatgcAGCAAGGACAACATTAACttaaattat CGTGAAGCTCCTCCGCCCAGCAAGGAACAGTTGCTCCATGAACATATGTCTCGCTGGGCGGGAGTGAGAGGTGCGTGGCTCGACCGTGCTGCACTTGTGGAAGCACGATACAGCTCAACACAAGCCATACTCAACAAAATTAATGTCAAGTGA
- the LOC123656670 gene encoding rRNA N6-adenosine-methyltransferase ZCCHC4, with the protein MGKKRKFIATEVPIQNSTPVEVVVENVSKHPLCLHGPTLLFSSEKGRYFACASCRNKKDCTVHIDEEDWNKESVKKRNEKYRSLIPKLNKAVAWDQLKEVKARHPSDRAYCNTCKELYIISQSRKHVKDHRVVMPLTEDQLSHPTSFLPPLEDDQKEAQYIFTKKSVSTVLGIMKNNKLRNALCIGTPSIHEAAQEHPDYDSLLLDFDTRHHLFYPPNKFLWYNMFNNYIFNGSEDMKVLKKFFKDSKDKGMCIVLDPPFGGRVEPIIQTIRELSDLYSKVCETDYKILPVIWAFPYFAEPYITNMMPEIRMHDYKVEYQNHKKFQNNKGGRKFGSPVRFFTNLPFSTINLSNDSSYKHCPKCKYWVSVFNTHCNKCKECTSKNGMTYKHCDTCNKCVKPTFVHCETCRRCCQEKGHVCGTVVESQSCYNCNEKGHKKSECPQLNGETTKNKKKRKSIKK; encoded by the exons atgggaAAGAAAAGGAAATTCATAGCCACAGAAGTACCTATTCAAAATTCTACACCAGTAGAAGTTGTGGTAGAAAATGTGTCCAAGCACCCACTTTGCTTGCATGGACCTACGTTGTTGTTTTCAAGTGAAAAAGGAAGATACTTTGCATGTGCTTCTTGTCGGAACAAAAAAGACTGTACTGTGCACATCGATGAAGAAGACTGGAATAAAGAGAGTGTAAAAAAGAGGAATGAAAAGTATCGTTCACTTATTCCGAAGCTTAATAAGGCTGTGGCGTGGGATCAATTGAAAGAG GTGAAAGCAAGGCATCCATCAGATAGGGCCTACTGCAATACCTGCAAAGAGTTGTACATAATATCTCAAAGCAGGAAACATGTGAAGGATCACAGGGTAGTGATGCCGTTAACTGAGGACCAGCTCTCACACCCTACATCCTTCCTCCCCCCACTTGAGGACGACCAGAAAGAAGCACagtacatatttacaaagaaatctGTTAGCACTGTCTTGGGGataatgaaaaacaataaattaag AAATGCTCTGTGTATAGGGACTCCGTCAATCCATGAAGCAGCACAAGAACATCCCGACTATGACTCTCTGCTTTTAGATTTTGACACACGTCACCACTTGTTTTACCCACCCAATAAGTTTCTGTGGTACAATAtgttcaataattatatttttaacggtAGTGAAGATATGAAAGTGCTTAAGAAATTTTTCAAAGATTCTAA agATAAAGGCATGTGCATAGTATTAGACCCACCATTTGGAGGTCGCGTGGAACCAATAATACAAACGATAAGAGAACTCTCTGATTTATACAGTAAAGTTTGTGAGACAGATTATAAAATTTTGCCTGTCATTTGGGCTTTCCCATACTTTGCCGAGCCTTACATTACTAACATGATGCCTGAGATCAGGATGCATGATTATAAg GTTGAAtatcaaaatcataaaaaatttcaaaataacaaagGAGGTAGGAAATTTGGATCACCCGTGCGTTTCTTCACAAACCTACCGTTTTCTACCATAAACCTCTCCAATGATAGCAGCTACAAGCACTGTCCTAAATGCAAATACTGGGTGTCCGTCTTTAACACgcattgtaataaatgtaaggAGTGTACAAGTAAAAATGGAATGACTTATAAGCACTGCGACACATGCAATAAATGTGTGAAACCAACGTTTGTACACTGTGAGACTTGTAGACGGTGCTGCCAGGAGAAAGGACACGTTTGTGGCACAGTTGTTGAATCACAG TCATGTTACAACTGTAACGAAAAAGGCCACAAGAAGTCTGAGTGTCCTCAGCTAAACGGCGAAACTACTAAGAATAAGAAAAAACGTAAATCCattaagaaataa
- the LOC123656671 gene encoding complement component 1 Q subcomponent-binding protein, mitochondrial, which yields MSGLVRTAHKVLQTCVKNSSLAAGIVSRTQVPVKRDFTRGIWHMSCSKKMDSTISTSNLLHHHSNTCSCGCGLKALHTKGERELVEFLTEEVVAERKAQKLKSLPTEVDGFAVKGDGAEVTLTKQLKDELVRITFNVNHTVDTEDFGEEDVQQEKQEFSEMRSKPQFEVDLVRGDTTLGFTCSFLQEPPSANDEYNDIFGIDEVTLHKGEWNDKVYAVAGDVLDGYLYDLLMNLLEEKGVSNEFVQKLADFSTAYEHSAYINLLEGISKFTIGKQ from the exons atgaGCGGATTAGTAAGAACAGCTCACAAGGTTCTTCAGACCTGTGTTAAAAATTCAAGTTTGGCTGCAGGTATCGTTTCCCGTACACAGGTTCCTGTGAAACGTGACTTCACGAGAGGAATATGGCATATGAGCTGCTCTAAGAAAATGGACAGCACTATATCTACATCGAATCTCCTTCATCATCATTCCAACACTTGTAGCTGCGGCTGTGGGCTTAAAGCTCTTCACACGAAAG gTGAAAGAGAGTTAGTAGAATTTTTAACTGAGGAAGTTGTAGCCGAACGCAAGGCCCAGAAACTGAAGAGCTTGCCGACTGAGGTCGATGGATTTGCAGTAAAGGGAGACGGTGCTGAAGTTACGTTGACCAAACAACTAAAAGATGAACT TGTAAGAATAACATTCAATGTGAACCACACGGTCGACACAGAGGACTTTGGTGAAGAGGATGTACAGCAAGAGAAACAGGAGTTCTCAGAGATGCGTTCAAAGCCCCAGTTTGAAGTCGACCTCGTCCGCGGAGACACAACTCTCGGCTTCACTTGCTCTTTCTTACAGGAACCTCCATCAGCTAATGATGAATACa ATGACATCTTTGGTATTGATGAAGTTACTCTACACAAGGGTGAGTGGAATGATAAGGTGTATGCAGTAGCTGGAGATGTTTTAGACGGG TATTTATATGATCTGTTGATGAATCTTCTAGAAGAAAAAGGCGTCAGTAACGAATTCGTTCAGAAACTTGCTGACTTTAGCACGGCGTACGAACACTCGGCCTACATCAACCTTTTAGAGGGAATATCAAAGTTCACAATTGgcaaacaataa